From one Anabas testudineus chromosome 18, fAnaTes1.2, whole genome shotgun sequence genomic stretch:
- the si:cabz01007802.1 gene encoding apolipoprotein L6 codes for MNRQDAGVSAASQNPGLLRGVMQRLNPFKSTPQVPNNDPHDDSANPHETGKESSQAKQNPGMFSGMMQRVIPFMSSQPKETAEVETLQVPEVTVPSERTALDPLDDEEGLLMWWRAAESWEKWNDANQEDEAEEVVEQAADRVFMAARLFVRFFNQRGASLQQRILELLAVADSADSFHKKTVTASVGGGLASVAGSVTTITGLILAPFTAGTSLIVTAVGIGVATAGGVTSASASITDTVHSKTDRTKVEKMIQDYQEEMKDIKECLEFLQVGMEVLAEWNFENYAESISKKYLNQNVKHVMKEGGRAGKALVVNTENLISTVQVLGVAGGAAKATQVMSITTGVMSGLFLALDVFFLAKDSMELKKGAKTEFAAKIREVCKELQDGLLELNRIKEQLQKIMDGTEEEEDEEQLESDLKKPVKLQE; via the exons ATGAACCGACAGGATGCAGGAGTCTCTGCAGCTTCACAG AACCCTGGTCTGCTCAGAGGGGTCATGCAGAGGCTCAACCCGTTCAAGTCCACTCCCCAG GTTCCAAACAACGATCCTCATGATGATTCTGCAAATCCACATGAGACTGGAAAAGAGTCAAGTCAAGCCAAACAG aACCCGGGGATGTTCTCAGGAATGATGCAGAGAGTCATCCCATTCATGTCCTCACAGCCAAAG GAGACTGCTGAAGTTGAGACACTACAAGTGCCTGAAGTAACAGTGCCCAGTGAAAGAACAGCCCTGGACCCTCTAGAT GATGAAGAGGGCCTTCTGATGTGGTGGAGAGCAGCAGAAA GCTGGGAGAAATGGAACGATGCAAACCAGGAAGATGAAGCTGAAGA GGTGGTTGAACAAGCAGCTGATCGTGTCTTCATGGCAGCTCGTCTCTTCGTTCGCTTTTTCAACCAGCGTGGCGCTTCACTACAGCAGCGTATTCTGGAGCTCCTCGCCGTGGCCGATTCTGCCGACAGTTTCCATAAGAAAACAGTCACAGCCAGTGTTGGCGGAGGGCTCGCTAGTGTTGCAGGGTCTGTCACTACTATCACCGGCCTCATTCTGGCACCGTTCACAGCAGGAACATCGCTCATTGTCACAGCTGTAGGCATCGGTGTAGCTACAGCGGGAGGGGTGACGTCTGCTTCCGCCAGCATCACAGATACTGTCCATTCAAAGACAGATCGCACAAAGGTGGAGAAGATGATCCAAGACTACCAGGAGGAGATGAAGGACATCAAGGAGTGCCTGGAGTTTTTGCAG GTAGGGATGGAGGTCCTTGCAGAGTGGAACTTTGAGAATTATGCTGAGAGCATTTCGAAGAAGTACCTAAACCAGAATGTCAAACATGTAATGAAGGAGGGTGGCCGGGCTGGGAAAGCTTTGGTGGTCAACACAGAGAACCTGATTAGTACTGTTCAGGTCCTTGGAGTGGCAGGTGGTGCTGCTAAAGCCACTCAGGTGATGAGCATCACCACTGGAGTTATGTCAGGTCTTTTCCTGGCTCTTGATGTATTTTTCCTGGCAAAGGACTCCATGGAGCTGAAAAAGGGCGCAAAGACAGAATTTGCAGCCAAGATCCGAGAGGTTTGTAAGGAACTGCAGGACGGGCTGCTAGAGCTGAACCGCATTAAGGAACAACTGCAGAAAATCATGGAtgggacagaggaggaagaggatgaagagcagtTGGAATCTGATCTGAAGAAACCTGTGAAGCTTCAAGAATAA